One Urocitellus parryii isolate mUroPar1 chromosome 9, mUroPar1.hap1, whole genome shotgun sequence DNA segment encodes these proteins:
- the Tbx19 gene encoding T-box transcription factor TBX19 has product MSELGTPRTSDGTVSRLLHVVESELQAGREKGDPTEKQLRIILEDAPLWQRFKEVTNEMIVTKNGRRMFPVLKISVTGLDPNAMYSLLLDFVPTDSHRWKYVNGEWVPAGKPEVSSHSCVYIHPDSPNFGAHWMKAPISFSKVKLTNKLNGGGQIMLSSLHKYEPQVHIVRVGGAHRMVTNCSFPETQFIAVTAYQNEEITALKIKYNPFAKAFLDAKERNHPKDLPEAVCESQHVAYSHLGGWIFSNPDGVCTAGNANYQYAAPLPLPAPHTHHGCEHYAGLRGHRQAPYPSAYMHRNHSPSVNLIESSSNNLQVFSGADGWTSLSSTPHASILSVPHTNGPINPGPSSYPCLWTISNGAGGPAGSGAEAHGSTPGAFLLGNPAVTSPASGLPTQAPASGGVEVLGEPSLTSIAVSTWTAVASHPFPGWGGPGGGGRHSPSSLDS; this is encoded by the exons ATGAGTGAGCTGGGCACGCCGAGGACCAGCGACGGCACCGTCTCCCGCCTGCTCCATGTGGTGGAGAGTGAGCTCCAGGCGGGCAGGGAGAAAGGCGACCCCACCGAGAAGCAACTTCGCATCATCCTGGAGGACGCTCCCCTCTGGCAGAGGTTCAAGGAGGTCACTAATGAAATGATCGTGACCAAAAATGGCAG AAGGATGTTTCCTGTTCTAAAGATCAGCGTCACAGGACTGGACCCCAATGCCATGTACTCCCTCCTGCTGGACTTTGTCCCCACGGACAGCCACCGCTGGAAGTACGTCAATGGGGAGTGGGTGCCCGCGGGCAAGCCAGAGGTCTCCAGCCACAGCTGCGTCTACATCCACCCCGACTCCCCGAACTTCGGGGCCCACTGGATGAAGGCTCCCATCTCCTTCAGCAAAGTGAAGCTGACCAACAAGCTCAACGGAGGTGGGCAG ATAATGCTGAGCTCCCTGCACAAGTACGAGCCCCAGGTTCACATAGTACGCGTGGGAGGCGCCCACCGCATGGTCACCAACTGCTCCTTCCCAGAGACCCAGTTCATCGCCGTGACTGCCTATCAGAACGAGGAG ATAACAGCCCTCAAGATCAAGTACAACCCCTTTGCCAAGGCCTTCTTGGACGCCAAGGAGAG AAACCACCCCAAAGACCTGCCGGAGGCTGTCTGTGAGAGCCAGCACGTGGCCTACTCTCACT tgggaggctggatctTTTCCAATCCGGATGGCGTATGCACAGCAGGAAATGCCAACTACCAGTATGCGGCGCCCTTGCCCCTGCCTGCTCCCCACACCCACCATGGCTGCGAGCATTACGCGGGGCTCCGAGGACACCGGCAAGCTCCCTACCCTTCTGCGTACATGCACAGGAACCACTCTCCCTCAG TGAATCTGATAGAAAGCTCAAGCAATAATCTGCAAGTGTTCTCGGGAGCCGACGGCTGGACGTCCTTGTCCTCCACTCCCCACGCCAGCATCCTGTCTGTGCCCCACACCAACGGACCCATCAACCCAGGGCCCAG CTCCTATCCCTGCCTGTGGACCATCAGCAATGGAGCTGGGGGCCCTGCTGGGTCAGGCGCAGAGGCTCACGGCAGCACCCCGGGGGCCTTTCTCCTTGGCAACCCAGCCGTGACCTCACCCGCCTCCGGGCTCCCCACCCAAGCTCCAGCTTCAGGTGGTGTGGAGGTCCTGGGGGAGCCCTCACTGACCAGCATTGCAGTGTCCACCTGGACAGCGGTGGCCTCCCATCCCTTCCCAGGCTGGGGTGGCCCTGGAGGGGGTGGGCGccactccccctcctctctggacAGTTAG